The DNA segment GTGCATGACCAATTGGGTGAGGACCTGTATTATAAACATTTCCTGCCATTCTTGACTGCAGAGTCTGCCAGTCCCATCTTCTTGCAAAGTTGTTGGCTTTAACTTCAACCTGCATAACTTCTCCTAAAACTCCGCTTCTTATAACTTCAATGGTTTTAACAAAAGGTGGTGAAAACAAAGACTGCTGGAATACTGCAAGTACAAGGTTTTTTTCTTTGGCAATTCTTATTAAGTTATCACATTCATATCTGTTTCTTGCCATTGGTTTTTCAACCAATACATTAAATCCGTTTTCTAACAAATCTTTTGTAACGCTATAATGTTCATCAGAATATGTAGCATTGACAACAAGGTCAATATCATCTCTTCCATATAGTTCACTATAGTTTTCGTAAGATTTACATCCCGGATACTCTTCTTCCGCTCTTACTCTTCTTTGTTCATCTTTTTCAACTACTGCTACAACTTTATAATTTGTGTTGTACTCAGATTTAAAATATTTGCCATGAATATCACGGCCGCTTCTTCCCTGACCTATAATAGCAACGTTAATCATAATAATCTACCTCCTATGATAGTATGTTAATAGTAAATCATATTTTATAAAAAGTAAATATTAAAAAATGTTGATTTATATTGCAAAAAATGTGAAGTTATATTATAATAAGTTTAGGACGACTACCATCATATAATTAACAGGTGAAGTGTTATGGTTACAAAAATATCAAAATACTCTGATTCAGACTTTTTATCAGACCACGCAATAATTGAAAATCCAAACGATGAACAATTCCCTTTTCACACACACGATGTATGCGAATTGATTTTTTTAAAGTCAGGAAATATCAAGGCTGTAATTGACGGTAAAGAGTACAAACTTTATGAAAACAGTCTTGTAATATTCCGCCCTAACCTTGTGCACAGAATAAAAATTGAAGACGGTACAACTTACGAAAGATACGGAATACTTTTTGATGAAAAAATTATCGGAAAAGAAGCATACAGTAAAATCGATAAGGATTTAAATGTTATTAACTTTAACGGAGACCATTACATAATAGATATTTTTAAAAAATTTGACTACTATACTTCTTCTTTTGAAGGTGAAGATTTAGGTAAAATATTAAGAAATCTTACCGAAGAAGTTCTTTACAATCTGATACTTGTTAAAAATGAAGATTATGAGAGCAGTTATAATGTTATTAATCCAATTATAAACAGCGCCATAGAATACATTGAAA comes from the Oscillospiraceae bacterium genome and includes:
- a CDS encoding Gfo/Idh/MocA family oxidoreductase, whose translation is MINVAIIGQGRSGRDIHGKYFKSEYNTNYKVVAVVEKDEQRRVRAEEEYPGCKSYENYSELYGRDDIDLVVNATYSDEHYSVTKDLLENGFNVLVEKPMARNRYECDNLIRIAKEKNLVLAVFQQSLFSPPFVKTIEVIRSGVLGEVMQVEVKANNFARRWDWQTLQSRMAGNVYNTGPHPIGHALGFLDYDDNARVEFSRLGRALNSGDAEDYAKIILTAPGKPVVDIEISSNDAFCPYGFKVMGSKGTFTCTAKDYKLKYIVDGENPEQPIIFESLKNAEGYPIYCSENLIAHEEEGKIENEVFTIGNIKFYKMLYETLTNGTPLIIKPEYAAKIISVIETVHANNPMPVIY
- a CDS encoding AraC family transcriptional regulator, which codes for MVTKISKYSDSDFLSDHAIIENPNDEQFPFHTHDVCELIFLKSGNIKAVIDGKEYKLYENSLVIFRPNLVHRIKIEDGTTYERYGILFDEKIIGKEAYSKIDKDLNVINFNGDHYIIDIFKKFDYYTSSFEGEDLGKILRNLTEEVLYNLILVKNEDYESSYNVINPIINSAIEYIEKNYRMQTSIENICKELFISKCHLHHLFMEILKTTPKKYINTKRLIEARKLIRGGYKPHEVYSLCGFTDYGTFYRNYKNYFGHIPSKENEYEIERKLKS